The Candidatus Pantoea soli genome window below encodes:
- the punR gene encoding DNA-binding transcriptional activator PunR has product MWSEYALEVADAVARTGSFSAAAQELHRVPSAISYTVRQLESWLAVPLFERQHREVVLTPAGEHFVREGRSVIKKMLATRRQCQQLANGWRGQLSIAVDCIVKPQRTRQLVKDFYRHFPDMELIISYEVFNGVWDALADGRVDVAIGATQAIPVGGRFAFQDMGALNWRCVVSPDHPLAGSTQLDDETLRAWPSLVLEDTSRALPRRMTWTLDNQRRLVVPEWETGLDCLQAGLCVGMIPGHLARPLLDSGALTELTLPQAFPDSPCCVSWSEQGDSPALDWLLSYLGDAETLNQEWLSETRT; this is encoded by the coding sequence ATGTGGTCTGAATACGCTTTGGAAGTGGCCGATGCGGTTGCGCGCACGGGCAGCTTCAGCGCCGCAGCGCAGGAGCTGCACCGCGTGCCTTCTGCCATCAGCTATACCGTGCGCCAGCTGGAAAGCTGGCTGGCGGTGCCGCTGTTTGAACGCCAGCACCGGGAAGTGGTGCTGACGCCGGCTGGCGAGCATTTTGTGCGCGAAGGACGATCTGTTATCAAAAAAATGCTGGCAACCCGCCGCCAGTGTCAGCAGCTGGCCAACGGCTGGCGCGGTCAGCTGAGTATCGCCGTGGACTGCATTGTCAAACCGCAGCGTACGCGACAGCTGGTGAAGGATTTTTATCGTCATTTTCCCGATATGGAGTTGATCATCAGTTACGAAGTGTTCAACGGCGTGTGGGATGCGCTGGCTGACGGGCGCGTTGACGTGGCGATTGGCGCGACGCAGGCGATTCCGGTGGGCGGTCGTTTTGCCTTTCAGGATATGGGGGCGCTTAACTGGCGCTGCGTGGTCAGCCCCGATCACCCGCTGGCTGGCAGCACACAGCTTGACGACGAGACGCTGCGCGCCTGGCCGTCGCTGGTGCTGGAAGACACCTCGCGCGCCTTACCGCGCCGCATGACCTGGACGCTGGATAACCAGCGCCGGCTGGTGGTGCCGGAGTGGGAAACCGGGCTGGACTGTCTGCAGGCCGGCTTGTGCGTGGGCATGATCCCCGGCCATTTAGCGCGGCCGCTGCTGGACAGCGGCGCCCTGACGGAACTGACGCTGCCGCAGGCTTTTCCGGACAGCCCCTGCTGTGTCAGCTGGTCAGAACAGGGTGACTCACCGGCGCTGGACTGGCTGCTGAGTTATCTGGGGGATGCGGAAACGCTGAACCAGGAATGGCTCAGCGAGACGCGCACTTAA